The following are encoded in a window of Schistocerca nitens isolate TAMUIC-IGC-003100 chromosome 9, iqSchNite1.1, whole genome shotgun sequence genomic DNA:
- the LOC126203039 gene encoding synaptosomal-associated protein 29, whose translation MAGQRYLSNQNSPFFAIEDDVDDETFLRNSRVGKSSYNQDRVDLEDRRQQLLERKREIEERTLASSNRSITMLRDSEQIGVATAEELLRQREQLERTDKRLDDINATLRFSQKHIQGIKSVMGSLKNYFSGKSNEQPPASKEKSSIDADKTKSPLVDTIDRTRSAPGLVSPVDSHPGLRTRGLTTDTFASADTNDMSDMQLALDRNLEEMCGSLSRLKGLAAGLGEEIDSQNELLDKITDKTDTADTTLQRQNKDMRRLLGKK comes from the exons ATGGCGGGGCAACGCTATTTAAGTAATCAGAATAGCCCTTTTTTCGCCATAgaggatgatgttgatgatgaaacGTTTCTACGAAATTCGAGAGTTGGAAAATCAAGTTATAATCAAGATAGGGTAGATTTAGAAGACAGGAGACAACAGTTGCTTGAGAGAAAACGAGAAATAGAAGAAAGAACTTTAGCGTCTTCCAACAGGTCCATTACAATGTTGCGGGATTCGGAACAGATTGGAGTTGCGACAGCAGAA GAACTATTGCGTCAAAGAGAGCAGTTGGAACGTACAGACAAGAGACTGGATGATATTAACGCAACTCTGCGATTCAGCCAAAAACATATTCAGGGCATAAAG AGTGTAATGGGCAGTTTGAAGAATTACTTCAGTGGAAAATCTAACGAACAGCCTCCTGCTTCCAAAGAAAAATCTAGTATCGATGCTGATAAGACCAAAAGTCCATTAGTTGATACTATTGATAGAACAAGAAGCGCCCCTGGCTTAGTCTCGCCAGTTGATTCTCATCCAG GTCTACGAACCAGAGGATTAACAACTGATACCTTTGCCTCTGCTGACACTAATGATATGAGTGACATGCAGTTAGCTTTGGACCGTAACTTGGAAGAAATGTGTGGTTCATTATCGCGGCTGAAAGGTTTGGCCGCTGGGCTAGGGGAAGAAATTGACTCTCAGAATGAGCTACTTGATAAAATAACAGACAAAACAGACACAGCAGATACCACTTTGCAGCGCCAAAATAAGGATATGCGTCGCTTGCTGGGCAAGAAATAG